From a single Fulvivirga ulvae genomic region:
- the nirD gene encoding nitrite reductase small subunit NirD: MIETLELYKTVEYSNVKIWFQAGHIENFPLNGGACISYGSLQIAVFNFARRKEWYATQNLCPHKMQMILSRGMIGSQEDTPKIACPYHKKTFSLKTGENLNGSECNLATYPVKVENGYVYVGFEE; the protein is encoded by the coding sequence ATGATTGAGACACTTGAGCTTTATAAGACGGTTGAATATTCTAATGTGAAAATATGGTTTCAGGCTGGCCATATTGAAAATTTTCCACTGAATGGAGGTGCATGTATTAGTTATGGAAGCCTGCAGATTGCTGTATTTAACTTTGCAAGAAGAAAGGAATGGTATGCCACTCAAAATCTTTGCCCACATAAAATGCAGATGATTTTATCACGAGGTATGATTGGGTCTCAGGAAGATACGCCTAAAATAGCATGTCCATATCACAAAAAAACATTCTCGTTGAAAACCGGTGAAAACCTGAACGGAAGTGAATGTAACCTGGCGACTTATCCGGTAAAGGTAGAAAACGGGTATGTATACGTTGGATTTGAGGAATGA
- a CDS encoding NarK family nitrate/nitrite MFS transporter — MKNMKSGKATKIKLRSFNTPQMRTFHLTWMAFFLCFFGWFGIAPMLSIVRDDLGITTDQIVTSNMIAVASTVFMRLIIGWLCDKIGPRIAYSWLLMLGSIPVMLIGLSQNYEQFLLFRMLIGTVGASFVITQFHTSVMFAPNVVGTANATTAGWGNLGGGVTQQVMPFVFAGALAIFGTEHLAWRYAMVAPGMLLFVMGIIYLKFTQDTPEGNYSELTASGKRSKEDGSGSAFLEACKDHRVWVLFLIYGACFGVELIVNSKAALYFYDYFDMDLTTAGIVAGVFGLMNIFARSLGGMIGDKFGKGSGLSGRVRWLFMVLFVEGLTLILFSRMGTIPTIIGSLLVFSLFVQMSEGATYSVVPFINKKALGAVSGIVGAGGNAGAVAGMFLFKKELTGLEWTDSFLILGIIVSSVSFMSFLVRFSVQTEKEVKKELDESLVDQEEPVAAMA; from the coding sequence ATGAAAAATATGAAATCCGGTAAAGCTACAAAAATCAAATTGCGAAGTTTCAACACTCCGCAGATGAGGACATTCCACCTTACATGGATGGCCTTTTTCCTTTGCTTTTTTGGGTGGTTTGGTATCGCACCTATGCTGTCTATTGTAAGGGATGATCTGGGGATAACAACTGATCAGATAGTAACTTCTAATATGATTGCGGTTGCCTCCACAGTTTTTATGAGGCTGATCATTGGCTGGCTATGTGATAAAATAGGACCAAGGATAGCATACTCGTGGCTGCTGATGTTAGGTTCGATCCCGGTAATGCTCATTGGCTTGTCTCAGAATTATGAGCAGTTCCTTTTGTTCAGAATGTTGATCGGAACCGTTGGAGCCTCTTTTGTGATCACCCAGTTTCATACTTCCGTGATGTTTGCTCCGAATGTAGTGGGCACAGCAAATGCTACAACGGCCGGTTGGGGTAATCTTGGTGGTGGAGTAACCCAGCAGGTCATGCCGTTTGTATTTGCCGGAGCATTGGCAATTTTTGGAACGGAGCATCTGGCCTGGAGGTATGCAATGGTAGCGCCAGGTATGCTTTTGTTTGTTATGGGCATCATTTATTTGAAGTTTACACAGGATACTCCGGAAGGAAATTACAGCGAGCTAACAGCCAGTGGCAAAAGATCAAAAGAAGATGGTTCCGGATCGGCCTTTCTTGAAGCTTGCAAAGACCACCGCGTATGGGTATTGTTCCTCATTTACGGAGCATGTTTCGGTGTGGAGCTGATTGTTAACTCCAAGGCTGCCTTATATTTCTACGATTACTTCGATATGGATCTGACTACAGCAGGTATTGTTGCCGGGGTGTTTGGCTTGATGAACATTTTTGCCCGTTCACTAGGAGGAATGATAGGCGATAAGTTCGGAAAAGGTTCCGGGCTTTCCGGTAGGGTCAGATGGTTATTTATGGTACTGTTTGTTGAAGGTCTTACTTTAATTCTCTTCTCCAGAATGGGTACCATCCCTACAATAATTGGGTCATTACTTGTATTCAGCCTTTTTGTACAGATGAGTGAAGGGGCAACCTACAGTGTAGTTCCCTTCATAAATAAAAAAGCTCTGGGTGCGGTATCGGGCATTGTGGGCGCAGGTGGCAATGCCGGGGCAGTAGCCGGGATGTTCCTCTTTAAGAAAGAACTGACAGGTCTGGAATGGACAGACTCATTTTTAATTCTGGGCATAATTGTCAGCTCCGTATCATTCATGTCATTTCTGGTTAGATTTTCCGTGCAAACTGAAAAAGAAGTTAAAAAGGAATTGGACGAATCTCTGGTTGATCAGGAGGAGCCAGTTGCTGCTATGGCATAA
- a CDS encoding ATP-binding protein: MMVKQNKFDKLGWFYLIALSCIALSIVVSQFFIQNYIDKQQDDSRIVNVAGRQRMLSQRISKIVLQVKNQHDPTLVKTYLKDLEVALNLWVDSHLGLLSGNSELGLTGDNSEKVIGMFRDIEPHYAAIVGSTREIINAIKKRDSVPDDILEPHIRNILLHEGPFLEGMDKIVFQYDSEAQAKVTRLSKVEILLLIVSLTIILVELIFIFRPIARNVRQTVAELVISEEKSIKMASEMSRVYEELVKSYQELEAVNLKPEVPALYATMDKHGEFIFFSPAFKRLLEYEVAPDEIRSLLLSNDYNRTFITGLLNIVNEGQTWSGEIKLMNGGGDFCWLELYIIPVQYQNNIEHKLIARDITEIKEARVRSWEINREKIEARVREQQYRSVLILEGQEEERQRLGREIHDGIGQMLTALKLSLESITPSSSRHTKKRLEDTRDLMKSILKEVRRISFNLTPSSLSDFGIVPAVKKFCQEVDRLSAPDVIFENKTSFVNRLDQHIENNLYRIIQEGVNNAIKYASAKTIRVTFEHDTKVLKIVIEDNGKGFDYEKLINSGHFKNSGHGIFNMKERTAFINGNFELFSRHAKGTRIVIKLPLD, encoded by the coding sequence ATGATGGTTAAGCAAAATAAATTTGACAAACTGGGTTGGTTCTATCTCATTGCGCTTTCATGTATCGCGCTTAGTATAGTTGTGAGTCAATTTTTTATTCAAAATTACATTGACAAACAACAGGACGATTCCAGAATAGTAAATGTTGCCGGCCGGCAGCGAATGCTTAGCCAGAGAATATCCAAGATTGTATTACAGGTCAAAAACCAACATGACCCGACATTGGTCAAAACATATTTGAAAGACCTGGAGGTTGCGCTGAACCTATGGGTAGATTCGCATCTCGGATTGCTTTCCGGGAATAGTGAGTTGGGTTTAACCGGTGATAATTCCGAGAAAGTTATTGGTATGTTCCGTGATATTGAGCCCCACTATGCTGCGATAGTGGGAAGTACTCGAGAAATTATTAATGCCATAAAAAAGCGAGACAGTGTGCCTGATGATATCCTGGAGCCTCATATCAGAAATATTCTTTTGCATGAAGGCCCATTTCTGGAAGGTATGGATAAGATTGTTTTTCAATATGACAGTGAGGCCCAGGCAAAAGTTACGAGGCTTAGTAAGGTAGAGATTTTACTGCTAATCGTATCGCTGACAATCATCTTGGTGGAATTAATATTTATATTCAGGCCTATAGCCAGAAACGTCCGACAAACAGTGGCAGAGCTTGTCATTTCAGAGGAAAAGTCCATTAAGATGGCCAGTGAGATGAGTCGTGTCTATGAGGAGCTCGTTAAGTCATACCAGGAACTGGAGGCCGTCAATCTTAAGCCGGAAGTACCTGCCCTATATGCTACCATGGATAAGCATGGTGAGTTTATTTTTTTTAGCCCTGCTTTTAAAAGATTATTGGAGTACGAAGTGGCTCCTGATGAAATCAGGTCACTGCTTCTAAGTAATGATTATAACAGAACGTTCATTACAGGCCTGTTAAATATTGTTAACGAGGGGCAGACCTGGAGTGGTGAGATCAAATTAATGAATGGTGGCGGTGATTTTTGTTGGCTGGAACTTTATATTATTCCGGTTCAATATCAAAATAATATAGAACACAAACTGATAGCAAGGGATATTACAGAAATAAAAGAGGCCCGTGTGCGCTCGTGGGAAATAAACAGGGAAAAAATAGAGGCACGGGTACGCGAGCAGCAATACAGGTCGGTATTGATCCTTGAAGGACAAGAAGAAGAAAGACAAAGACTTGGAAGAGAGATTCATGACGGCATTGGTCAAATGCTGACAGCTTTAAAGCTTAGCCTGGAATCTATAACTCCTTCCAGTTCCCGGCACACCAAAAAGCGGCTGGAAGATACAAGGGATTTAATGAAAAGCATTTTAAAAGAGGTTCGTCGAATCTCGTTCAACCTTACACCGAGCAGTCTGAGTGATTTTGGTATTGTTCCTGCGGTCAAAAAATTTTGTCAGGAGGTGGACAGGCTATCTGCTCCTGATGTTATATTTGAGAATAAAACCAGCTTTGTAAACCGCCTTGATCAGCATATTGAAAACAATCTCTACCGGATAATCCAGGAGGGGGTAAATAATGCAATAAAATATGCTTCTGCCAAAACCATACGGGTTACCTTTGAACATGATACCAAAGTACTTAAAATTGTTATTGAGGATAATGGAAAGGGCTTTGACTATGAAAAGTTGATAAACTCAGGTCACTTTAAGAACTCAGGTCATGGGATATTCAATATGAAAGAGCGAACAGCCTTTATAAATGGTAATTTTGAGTTATTTTCGAGGCATGCGAAAGGAACACGAATTGTAATTAAACTGCCTTTGGATTAA
- a CDS encoding response regulator transcription factor produces MGDTIKVILADDHEIVRKGIRLLLETEGDIEVVGEASNGEEAIDMVEQLRPDLLIVDIRMPVLNGIDTTARVKKEFAATRVLVLSMHDDEEYIIKSIDCGADGYLLKDTSKPEFVKAIHSTMEGHKYFSGDISDILVNHYLSARKNPPADESLNDSSDYQLTKRERQILHMIYKGFSNKAIADELQKSVRTIETHRFNIMKKLEVSNIAELLHKVGNDASLKKEIGV; encoded by the coding sequence ATGGGAGATACAATTAAAGTTATACTGGCTGACGATCATGAAATTGTAAGGAAAGGGATCAGGCTTTTGCTTGAAACCGAAGGAGATATCGAAGTTGTGGGAGAGGCTTCAAATGGTGAAGAAGCCATTGATATGGTCGAACAGCTGAGGCCGGATTTACTGATTGTAGATATACGTATGCCGGTACTTAATGGTATAGACACTACTGCCCGTGTAAAAAAAGAATTTGCTGCTACCCGGGTGTTGGTACTTTCCATGCATGATGATGAAGAATATATTATTAAATCCATAGATTGTGGTGCGGATGGCTATCTGCTAAAAGATACCAGCAAACCGGAATTTGTAAAAGCTATCCACTCCACTATGGAAGGGCACAAGTACTTTAGTGGAGACATCTCAGATATTCTGGTCAACCATTACTTATCTGCCAGAAAAAACCCTCCTGCCGATGAATCACTCAATGATTCCAGCGATTATCAATTAACTAAAAGGGAGCGTCAGATACTCCATATGATTTATAAAGGATTTTCCAATAAGGCGATAGCTGACGAATTGCAAAAGAGCGTACGGACGATCGAAACCCACCGGTTTAATATTATGAAAAAGTTAGAAGTAAGTAATATTGCCGAACTGTTGCATAAGGTAGGCAATGACGCTTCTCTTAAAAAGGAAATAGGCGTATAG
- a CDS encoding rubredoxin encodes MKLRELVRVFVKGGIISPGDLLKITGLAQSLGASFIHFGSRQDILFSVKEPSRELLDKAFESIHTPYEIDTFRYQNIASSFVALDLLPSKKWLASHIYHYVLDSFNYLPQLRINIVDPSQSLVPLFTGQINFLASNQENFWYLYLRFSEIQSKPWQFPLLVYSEDIAKLSLKLEEMEIVKNNFSYQQVYDEVMGNLSINTQPVTDNLVLPDTNFPYYEGMNRMPDDKYWLGLYWRNNKFDIHILKAICERCLTTGVGKLSLTPWKSFVIKGIFEKYKIGWEKLMGKFGMNLRHSALELNWHLPALDQDALELKNHLVRTLDQQDISTYGLTFTIKTTDDITLFTSIVIEQDLQNEDMFNILYSKNFDPNSMEYNYYAKGVVKDVIAPLLIELSHLYYESLEENVAIKPSSSINKEKEKHANVYQCRNCMTLYNEEYGDETRGIVAGTPFDELPDDYKCSLCGGGKALYEKHPLPA; translated from the coding sequence ATGAAGCTTCGGGAATTGGTACGGGTATTTGTAAAAGGAGGGATAATCTCACCCGGAGATTTATTAAAGATTACAGGGTTAGCCCAGTCTTTGGGTGCTTCATTTATACACTTCGGATCACGACAGGATATTCTTTTTTCTGTTAAGGAACCAAGCCGTGAGTTGCTCGATAAGGCATTTGAAAGCATCCATACACCTTATGAAATTGATACTTTCAGGTACCAAAACATAGCCAGTTCATTTGTAGCACTTGATCTGCTACCGAGTAAAAAGTGGCTGGCTTCACATATTTATCATTATGTACTCGACAGCTTTAACTATCTTCCTCAATTAAGGATAAACATTGTTGACCCATCCCAGAGTCTGGTGCCTCTTTTTACTGGTCAAATTAACTTTCTTGCATCTAATCAAGAGAATTTCTGGTACTTGTATTTGAGATTTTCCGAAATACAGTCAAAACCCTGGCAGTTTCCTTTATTGGTCTACAGCGAAGATATTGCAAAACTTTCCCTGAAGCTGGAGGAAATGGAAATAGTGAAAAACAATTTTAGTTATCAGCAGGTATATGATGAGGTAATGGGTAACCTGAGTATAAATACGCAGCCTGTTACGGATAACCTTGTGCTTCCGGATACTAACTTTCCCTATTATGAAGGGATGAACAGGATGCCGGATGACAAATACTGGCTCGGGCTATACTGGAGAAACAACAAATTTGATATCCATATCCTAAAGGCCATTTGCGAGCGTTGCCTGACAACGGGTGTAGGAAAATTAAGTCTGACTCCATGGAAATCCTTTGTGATCAAAGGGATTTTTGAGAAATATAAAATAGGTTGGGAAAAGCTAATGGGTAAATTTGGCATGAACCTGCGGCATTCTGCATTGGAGCTGAACTGGCATCTTCCAGCCCTTGACCAGGACGCTCTGGAATTAAAAAACCACCTGGTACGTACTCTTGATCAACAAGATATCAGTACCTATGGATTAACCTTTACTATTAAAACTACCGATGATATTACACTCTTTACCTCCATTGTCATAGAACAGGACCTTCAAAATGAAGATATGTTTAACATATTATATTCGAAGAATTTCGACCCTAATTCTATGGAGTATAATTACTATGCAAAGGGCGTGGTCAAGGATGTGATTGCTCCATTGCTGATAGAGCTGAGCCACCTTTATTACGAAAGTCTTGAAGAAAATGTGGCAATTAAACCCTCATCTTCTATAAATAAGGAAAAAGAAAAACACGCAAACGTTTACCAATGCAGAAACTGTATGACCCTTTATAATGAGGAGTATGGAGATGAAACAAGGGGTATAGTAGCAGGCACACCGTTTGATGAGCTTCCTGATGATTATAAATGTTCGCTTTGCGGTGGTGGTAAAGCGCTTTATGAAAAACATCCGTTACCGGCTTAA
- a CDS encoding nitrate reductase, whose amino-acid sequence MSDIKQTFKTTCSYCGVGCGIEITRNGRDRLKLSGDQYHPVNKGMLCSKGMNLHYTAMDQSDRLLYPHMRGNKGYPLEKTDWDSAFLRAAKVFKTLIDQHGSDAVGFYISGQCLTEEYYLVNKLVKGFLGTNNIDTNSRLCMSSAVAGYKQALGEDSVPIAYEDIELADCFLIAGANPAWCHPILFRRLEAHKTKNPDTKIIVVDPRVTDTCQSADLHLQIMPGTDMVLFHAIGRCLVANGHIDEKFILNHTDGFDLYRKEVMKMTLKESAAICRVSVDEIKLAANYIGRSKGFITMWAMGLNQSTQGVNKNLALLNLNLITGHIGKPGSGPFSLTGQPNAMGGREVGGMANLLAVHKDLANPKHRQEVADFWKVDKIREEPGLTATKMFEALRDGKMKAIWIICTNPSVSMPNAKLVDEALSRASFVVVQDISERSDTVKYADLLLPAASWLEKEGTMTNSERRISYLAKVIEPPGDALPDSEIILRFARAMGFHGFDFKSAEEIYSEYCELTRGSSIDIAGLSYSRLKKEGTIQWPVYHPTHIGTPRLFTDHKFYTPNQRAQIKINALGIAAEPLSPDYPLILTTGRIRDQWHTMTKTGKVNKLSKHRPNPFLELHPDDAAVRGIGDGDPVIIHNHRGEVRVNAVITSNIKQGVVFLPMHWGKQLGRDFGRANNLTDDRIDPVSKQPGFKFSAVDVKQYKKPVQKIVIVGAGAAAYRFIHTYRQRNKADELHVFSREPWPFYNRVLLPEYVNETKAWEDLLKCEYGELEKLNVNLHLSNSIAKIDRESKTVTDQHGKVHAYDLLILATGSRAFIPPDAPMYLPGVFTIRDRQNADDLKAHLGKEGHVLMVGGGLLGLEIAAALREMNVNITLVQLGSRLMERQLDPTASSLLRQYVEDMDITVYTNDQVKQIGLLKDSKRLEINLQSGKSLNCDAVVYAIGTKPNIELAKEANLNCGRGIVVNHYLQTSDSSIFALGEIAEFEQRLNGITAAAEEQADICARYISGDLSAFYKGSVSMNILKFSHLDLCSIGIPEVPTHAKDYDEIIFLDRSQMYYKKCIVKGDKLVGAILMGDKLEFAEFKELIDSGTELSEKRMQLLRSNKQPEPVSGKLVCSCNNVGKGNIEQAIAEGCQSLNEVCQKTGAGLGCGSCKPEVQRILESTLVKSEVE is encoded by the coding sequence ATGTCAGATATAAAACAGACCTTTAAAACAACATGCTCTTATTGCGGGGTAGGGTGCGGTATTGAGATAACGCGTAACGGCAGAGACCGCTTAAAATTAAGCGGGGATCAATACCACCCCGTAAATAAGGGTATGCTTTGTTCCAAAGGTATGAACCTGCATTATACAGCCATGGACCAATCCGACCGGCTGTTGTATCCCCACATGAGGGGCAACAAAGGCTATCCGTTAGAGAAGACGGATTGGGATTCTGCTTTCCTGCGGGCTGCCAAAGTTTTCAAAACATTGATAGATCAGCACGGATCTGACGCCGTTGGCTTCTATATTTCAGGGCAATGCCTTACCGAGGAATACTATCTGGTGAATAAGCTGGTTAAAGGTTTCCTGGGTACCAATAACATTGACACTAATTCCAGGCTCTGTATGAGTTCTGCCGTAGCCGGGTACAAACAGGCGCTTGGTGAAGATTCGGTGCCCATTGCATATGAGGATATTGAGCTTGCCGATTGTTTTTTAATTGCCGGGGCAAATCCGGCCTGGTGCCACCCTATACTTTTCAGAAGACTTGAAGCACATAAAACTAAAAACCCCGATACTAAAATCATTGTCGTTGATCCAAGGGTGACGGACACTTGTCAGTCTGCTGATCTGCATCTGCAGATCATGCCGGGCACTGATATGGTATTGTTCCATGCGATTGGCAGATGTCTGGTTGCTAACGGCCACATTGATGAGAAATTCATACTCAATCATACTGATGGTTTTGACCTCTACAGAAAGGAGGTTATGAAAATGACGCTAAAGGAGTCGGCTGCTATATGCCGGGTCTCTGTGGACGAAATCAAGCTTGCAGCCAATTATATTGGCAGGTCAAAAGGTTTTATTACAATGTGGGCCATGGGTTTGAATCAGAGTACCCAGGGAGTAAATAAGAACCTGGCTTTGCTGAATCTGAATCTTATTACAGGGCACATCGGTAAGCCGGGTTCCGGTCCTTTCTCACTAACGGGTCAGCCTAATGCCATGGGGGGAAGGGAAGTAGGAGGTATGGCAAACCTACTCGCAGTTCATAAGGATCTGGCTAACCCAAAGCATCGCCAGGAAGTGGCCGACTTTTGGAAGGTAGATAAAATCAGAGAAGAGCCCGGGCTTACGGCAACTAAAATGTTCGAAGCTCTTCGTGATGGCAAGATGAAAGCGATCTGGATCATTTGTACTAACCCCTCGGTAAGTATGCCCAACGCAAAACTTGTAGATGAGGCACTCTCCAGGGCCAGTTTTGTAGTGGTACAGGATATCTCTGAACGCAGCGATACGGTAAAATATGCCGACTTGCTCCTTCCGGCAGCTTCATGGTTAGAAAAGGAAGGTACTATGACCAATTCGGAAAGAAGGATAAGTTATTTGGCCAAAGTTATTGAGCCACCTGGTGACGCTCTTCCGGATAGTGAGATTATTTTGCGCTTTGCACGAGCCATGGGATTCCATGGGTTTGATTTTAAAAGTGCGGAAGAAATTTATTCTGAGTACTGTGAGCTTACCAGGGGTTCCAGCATAGATATCGCAGGCCTGAGCTACTCCAGGTTAAAAAAAGAAGGTACAATACAGTGGCCTGTATACCATCCGACACATATTGGTACACCCAGACTTTTTACTGATCATAAATTTTACACACCAAATCAGCGGGCTCAGATCAAGATCAATGCCCTGGGTATAGCCGCGGAACCCTTGTCGCCTGATTATCCCCTGATACTTACAACCGGCCGCATAAGGGATCAGTGGCATACCATGACTAAAACGGGCAAGGTCAATAAACTGAGCAAACACCGGCCTAACCCCTTTCTGGAACTGCATCCGGACGATGCCGCCGTCAGGGGCATTGGTGACGGAGACCCGGTAATAATCCATAACCATCGTGGTGAGGTAAGGGTGAATGCAGTAATTACATCCAACATAAAACAAGGAGTAGTATTCCTGCCAATGCACTGGGGGAAACAGTTGGGCAGAGATTTTGGGAGAGCCAACAATTTGACAGATGATAGGATAGACCCGGTTTCAAAACAGCCAGGATTCAAATTTTCGGCTGTAGATGTTAAGCAATATAAAAAACCTGTGCAGAAGATAGTCATTGTTGGTGCGGGAGCCGCTGCTTATCGTTTTATCCATACTTATCGTCAACGAAACAAGGCCGATGAGTTACATGTATTCTCCCGTGAACCCTGGCCATTTTACAACCGTGTGCTTTTGCCAGAATATGTTAATGAAACCAAGGCCTGGGAAGATTTGCTGAAATGTGAATATGGAGAGCTTGAAAAACTCAATGTTAACCTTCATTTGTCAAACTCTATTGCCAAAATAGATAGGGAAAGCAAAACAGTGACCGATCAGCATGGCAAAGTGCATGCATATGATTTGCTGATTCTGGCTACGGGTAGCCGTGCTTTTATTCCTCCTGATGCACCTATGTACCTGCCTGGAGTATTTACTATTCGCGACAGACAAAATGCGGATGATCTGAAAGCCCATCTGGGTAAGGAAGGACATGTATTGATGGTAGGTGGCGGATTGCTGGGTCTTGAAATAGCAGCAGCGCTTCGGGAAATGAATGTCAATATTACATTGGTACAGCTAGGCTCCAGGCTAATGGAGAGGCAGCTTGATCCTACTGCCAGTTCACTATTGCGGCAGTATGTTGAAGATATGGATATCACTGTTTATACCAATGATCAGGTAAAACAGATAGGTTTACTGAAAGACAGCAAGCGTCTGGAAATTAATTTGCAAAGCGGTAAATCCCTGAACTGTGATGCTGTGGTGTATGCCATAGGCACTAAGCCAAATATTGAGCTGGCCAAAGAGGCCAATTTGAATTGTGGTCGTGGTATTGTCGTTAACCATTATCTCCAAACCAGCGACAGCAGCATTTTTGCCCTGGGTGAAATTGCAGAATTTGAACAAAGACTGAATGGCATAACTGCCGCTGCAGAAGAGCAGGCAGATATTTGTGCCAGGTATATCTCCGGAGACCTGTCAGCCTTTTATAAAGGGTCGGTTTCTATGAATATCCTGAAGTTTTCTCATCTTGACCTTTGTTCTATAGGTATCCCTGAAGTGCCTACCCATGCCAAAGACTATGACGAGATTATATTTCTGGACAGGTCGCAGATGTACTACAAAAAATGCATTGTAAAAGGTGACAAACTAGTAGGGGCAATACTTATGGGCGATAAACTTGAGTTTGCAGAGTTTAAGGAACTAATAGACAGCGGTACTGAACTTTCTGAAAAGCGAATGCAGCTTTTAAGGTCTAACAAACAACCTGAACCGGTATCTGGGAAATTGGTTTGCTCCTGCAATAATGTGGGCAAAGGAAATATTGAACAGGCTATCGCAGAAGGCTGCCAGTCACTAAATGAAGTCTGTCAAAAAACCGGAGCAGGTCTGGGGTGCGGAAGTTGCAAACCTGAAGTTCAGCGAATCCTTGAAAGCACCCTTGTAAAGTCAGAAGTTGAGTGA